In Paenibacillus ihbetae, the following are encoded in one genomic region:
- a CDS encoding alpha-glycosidase, with protein MLLEALYHVPRDKWAYAYDPHTIHLRVRTKKNDIDSVVAMTGDKYDWDRTYFEITMEKSASDDMFDYYECHVKPKYKRLSYGFRIHAGDETVYMVDSGIGWDYPHPPAGYFEFPYIHEIDVFKVPEWAKEAVFYQIMTERFANGDPGNDPEGTEPWGGQPKVDNFFGGDLQGVLDHLDDLVHLGINAIYFTPLFRSPSNHKYDTVDYKQVDPHFGDNELLKKVVDTCHAKGIRVMLDAVFNHCSDQFPPFQDVLKNGEKSRYAEWFHVNDFPCEIRDGIPTYDTFGFFGNMPKFNTANPEVKAYLLDVAEYWIKEIKLDGWRLDVANEIDHHFWRDFRQVVKQANPDAYIVGEVWSDSLLWLIGDQFDSVMNYPFADKVLEFFNGQMDGLTFANRIGSLLMRYPQQTNEVVFNLLCSHDTPRLLTRVGGDTRRMKLTVAFLFTFMGTPCIFYGDEIGLTGDGDPDCRKCMEWDPAKQDRDLYEFYRSMIGLRKRHPALRQGRFRFLQARHHDPSIVYERADDKMHFIIWMNNSDRPRTLSHPIVTTDWVDALTEEPVKPVKGTMHIELEPFGFRIIRRKLKN; from the coding sequence ATGCTGTTAGAAGCGCTGTATCACGTTCCAAGGGATAAATGGGCTTATGCCTATGATCCGCATACCATCCATTTAAGGGTGCGAACCAAGAAAAACGATATCGATTCGGTTGTGGCCATGACCGGAGACAAATACGATTGGGACCGGACGTACTTCGAAATCACCATGGAGAAGTCCGCCTCCGACGATATGTTTGATTACTACGAATGTCACGTCAAACCGAAGTATAAACGATTATCCTACGGCTTCCGCATTCATGCCGGCGATGAAACAGTTTATATGGTCGACAGCGGCATCGGCTGGGATTATCCTCATCCCCCGGCAGGTTATTTCGAGTTCCCTTACATACATGAAATCGATGTATTCAAGGTACCGGAATGGGCGAAGGAAGCGGTATTTTACCAAATTATGACCGAACGCTTCGCCAACGGGGATCCCGGCAATGACCCGGAAGGAACGGAGCCTTGGGGAGGCCAGCCGAAGGTTGACAATTTTTTTGGCGGCGATTTGCAGGGGGTGCTGGATCATCTGGATGATCTCGTTCACCTCGGAATCAATGCGATTTACTTCACCCCGCTCTTCCGCTCCCCTTCCAATCATAAATACGATACCGTTGATTACAAACAAGTCGATCCGCATTTCGGGGATAATGAGCTGCTTAAAAAGGTCGTCGACACCTGCCATGCCAAGGGGATCCGGGTCATGCTTGACGCGGTGTTCAACCATTGCAGCGACCAATTCCCGCCGTTTCAGGACGTGTTGAAGAACGGCGAAAAATCCAGATATGCAGAGTGGTTTCATGTGAATGATTTCCCTTGTGAAATCCGGGACGGCATACCGACTTATGATACCTTCGGATTTTTCGGCAATATGCCGAAATTCAATACCGCTAACCCCGAGGTCAAGGCCTATCTGCTCGACGTGGCGGAATATTGGATCAAGGAGATCAAGCTGGACGGCTGGCGCCTGGATGTGGCCAACGAAATTGACCATCATTTCTGGAGAGATTTCAGGCAGGTGGTAAAACAGGCCAATCCGGATGCCTACATCGTAGGCGAGGTATGGTCCGACTCCCTGCTGTGGCTGATCGGGGATCAGTTCGATTCCGTCATGAATTACCCCTTTGCCGACAAGGTGCTTGAGTTCTTCAACGGACAAATGGACGGGCTTACCTTCGCGAACCGGATCGGATCGCTGCTGATGAGGTACCCGCAGCAAACGAACGAAGTCGTCTTTAACCTGCTCTGCAGTCATGACACGCCAAGGCTGCTGACCCGCGTAGGCGGGGATACACGCCGGATGAAGCTGACGGTCGCATTTTTGTTCACCTTCATGGGAACGCCATGCATTTTTTATGGGGATGAAATCGGTCTGACGGGAGACGGGGATCCGGACTGCCGCAAATGCATGGAATGGGATCCGGCCAAACAGGACCGGGATCTGTATGAGTTCTACAGGAGCATGATCGGCCTGCGGAAAAGGCATCCGGCCCTGCGGCAAGGACGCTTCCGATTCCTTCAGGCCCGTCACCATGACCCTAGCATCGTCTATGAGCGTGCGGATGATAAAATGCACTTCATCATCTGGATGAACAACAGCGACCGTCCGCGCACCCTCTCCCATCCCATCGTCACGACCGATTGGGTGGATGCCTTGACGGAGGAGCCGGTCAAGCCGGTAAAAGGCACCATGCATATCGAGCTTGAGCCGTTCGGGTTCCGGATTATTCGCAGAAAGCTGAAGAACTAA
- the glgA gene encoding glycogen synthase GlgA, translating into MKLIYAASECGPFIKTGGLADVIAALPKALRGLGTDIRVVLPKYKDIPGEYRDRMTHLGETRVQVGWRQQYCGIESLVEDGVTIYFIDNEYYFGRDGIYGYMDDGERFAFFNRAVLDMLPIIDYQPDVLHCHDWHTAMIPLLLEDIYRHDPFYSDIRTVFTIHNLLYQGMFPYEVLVDLLGIHSRYFTADGVEYYGNLNFMKAGIIYSDHVTTVSPTYASEIQTGYYGYGLDGLLSAQGARLSGIVNGIDTKSYNPANDPHLAVKYRSDLQKKTQNKIDLQQELGLPVAPHVPMISMVTRLVDSKGLDLVIRILDELLYYDEVQFVVLGTGDPSYEHWFREAANRYPNKMSAQIRFNEPLSRRFYAGSDLFLMPSKFEPCGISQLIAMRYGSVPIVRETGGLNDTVQSYNEVTGEGNGFSFKNYNAHDMMHTIRRATSLYRQPEHWRKVTKNALSGDYSWNTSAKQYMEIYERIITG; encoded by the coding sequence ATGAAGCTAATATACGCCGCTTCGGAATGCGGACCATTCATCAAGACCGGAGGCTTGGCCGATGTTATCGCTGCCCTGCCGAAGGCATTGCGCGGCCTCGGCACCGATATTCGGGTCGTGCTGCCGAAATACAAGGACATCCCCGGAGAATACCGGGACCGCATGACTCATCTCGGAGAGACCCGGGTTCAGGTCGGCTGGAGGCAGCAGTACTGCGGAATTGAGTCTTTAGTGGAGGACGGCGTTACGATTTATTTCATCGACAATGAATATTATTTCGGACGGGACGGCATTTATGGTTATATGGACGACGGCGAACGCTTTGCATTTTTCAACCGGGCCGTGCTCGATATGCTGCCGATCATCGACTATCAGCCCGATGTGCTTCATTGTCACGATTGGCACACGGCAATGATCCCGCTTTTGCTGGAGGACATATACCGCCATGATCCATTCTATTCGGACATAAGGACCGTCTTTACGATTCATAATTTGCTGTACCAAGGCATGTTTCCTTATGAGGTGCTTGTTGATCTGCTGGGCATTCACAGCCGTTATTTCACGGCGGACGGCGTGGAGTACTACGGGAACCTGAACTTCATGAAAGCCGGGATCATCTATTCCGACCATGTAACCACGGTGAGCCCGACCTATGCATCCGAGATCCAAACGGGATATTACGGCTACGGACTTGATGGTCTTCTATCGGCGCAAGGAGCCCGGCTCAGCGGCATCGTGAACGGGATCGATACGAAAAGCTACAATCCGGCAAACGATCCCCATCTGGCCGTCAAGTACCGGAGCGATCTGCAGAAGAAAACCCAAAATAAAATCGATCTCCAGCAGGAGCTCGGCCTGCCGGTGGCTCCGCATGTACCGATGATTTCTATGGTGACCCGCCTCGTGGATTCCAAGGGGCTGGATCTGGTGATCCGGATCCTTGATGAGCTTTTATATTACGACGAGGTTCAGTTCGTCGTTCTGGGAACCGGGGATCCTTCCTATGAGCATTGGTTCCGGGAAGCGGCCAACCGCTATCCGAACAAAATGTCGGCCCAGATCCGCTTCAACGAGCCGTTATCCCGGCGGTTTTATGCCGGGAGCGATCTGTTTCTTATGCCTTCCAAATTCGAGCCTTGCGGCATCAGCCAGCTGATTGCGATGCGGTACGGCAGCGTGCCGATCGTTAGGGAGACGGGGGGCCTGAACGATACGGTCCAGTCGTATAACGAAGTTACGGGGGAAGGCAACGGTTTCTCCTTCAAGAATTATAATGCGCATGATATGATGCATACGATCCGCCGTGCGACATCCTTGTACCGTCAGCCGGAGCACTGGCGCAAGGTGACGAAGAACGCCTTAAGCGGCGATTACAGCTGGAACACTTCGGCCAAGCAGTACATGGAAATTTATGAGCGGATCATAACCGGTTAA
- the glgB gene encoding 1,4-alpha-glucan branching protein GlgB has protein sequence MTPEQVYLFHEGTWFHSYRCMGAHPAREDGEEGVRFTVWAPHAQQVGLAGDWNGWDGSKDTLYRIPDSGIWSRFFPGMQAGTFYKYQLMGPHGETFLKADPYAFQAEVRPATASVVTDLSGYQWNDGAWRRRGKSPFNKPLNIYEMHLGTWRQKDDGTFYTYREMAELLIPYLLEMSYTHVEFMPLAEHPYDRSWGYQGTGFYALTSRYGAPHDFMYLVDKLHQAGIGVLLDWVPAHFAKDAHGLRQFDGTPLYEYGDPQKAERPGWGTLSFDYAKPEVVSYLISNALFWMDMYHIDGLRVDAVTSMIRLDFEKPPGQYRTNAHGGLENLEAISFLQLLNKTVFHYYPNALMMAEESSAWPGVTAPVHEGGLGFNYKWNMGWMNDTLSYMEHDFDQRPSKHNLLTFPMMYAYSENFTLPLSHDEVVHGKRSLLNKMPGSYEQKFAGLRILLGYLMTHPGKKLLFMGGEFGQFIEWKDEEQLDWLLLDYESHRKHMYYTAALNRLYAKEKALWEMDHDIHGFEWLSADDNNQSVISFMRKGKKPGDTLLVVINFQPRSYAAYRIGAPRPGQYIEIFNSDHADFGGEGLLNVGEIKTEKLAWHQQAQSLEIKLPPLGMVILKKKPPKTRRMKESVETKGAKTGKTAKSSKSAKSAKSAKSAISVNTADPAETAGTAVTSSAEPNIKRSGRLPTSKNSTREEQE, from the coding sequence ATGACTCCGGAACAAGTGTACTTGTTCCATGAAGGAACCTGGTTCCACAGCTACCGATGCATGGGAGCGCACCCCGCCCGGGAAGACGGGGAGGAGGGCGTCCGGTTTACCGTGTGGGCTCCGCATGCGCAGCAAGTCGGACTTGCGGGCGATTGGAACGGTTGGGACGGCAGCAAAGACACGTTATATAGGATACCCGATTCGGGAATTTGGAGTCGTTTTTTCCCCGGCATGCAAGCTGGAACTTTTTACAAATACCAGCTTATGGGCCCCCATGGAGAAACATTCCTTAAGGCTGATCCTTATGCGTTTCAAGCCGAAGTCAGACCGGCAACGGCTTCGGTGGTCACGGATTTGTCAGGCTACCAATGGAATGACGGAGCGTGGCGCCGCAGGGGCAAGTCCCCGTTTAACAAGCCATTGAACATCTATGAGATGCATTTGGGCACATGGAGGCAAAAGGACGACGGCACTTTTTATACATACCGGGAAATGGCAGAGCTTTTAATCCCTTATTTGCTGGAAATGAGCTATACCCATGTGGAATTCATGCCGCTCGCGGAGCATCCGTATGACCGTTCATGGGGGTACCAAGGCACCGGTTTTTACGCGCTGACGAGCCGATATGGCGCACCCCATGATTTCATGTATCTGGTCGATAAGCTGCATCAGGCCGGAATCGGTGTGCTCCTCGATTGGGTGCCGGCCCATTTCGCCAAGGATGCTCACGGACTGCGCCAATTTGACGGGACGCCGCTATACGAATACGGTGACCCTCAGAAAGCGGAGAGGCCCGGATGGGGAACATTGTCTTTCGATTATGCCAAGCCGGAAGTCGTTTCATACTTGATTTCCAATGCATTATTCTGGATGGATATGTATCATATCGACGGGCTGCGTGTCGATGCGGTGACCAGTATGATCCGGCTTGATTTTGAGAAGCCGCCGGGCCAGTACCGCACGAATGCGCATGGGGGCTTGGAAAATCTGGAGGCGATCTCGTTTCTGCAGCTGTTGAACAAAACGGTGTTCCACTATTACCCGAATGCCCTCATGATGGCGGAAGAGTCGAGCGCATGGCCGGGCGTCACCGCCCCCGTGCACGAAGGCGGACTAGGCTTCAACTACAAGTGGAACATGGGCTGGATGAACGATACCCTCTCATATATGGAGCATGATTTTGATCAAAGGCCGTCGAAGCATAACCTGCTGACGTTTCCGATGATGTACGCCTATTCCGAAAACTTTACGCTGCCCCTTTCCCACGATGAGGTGGTGCATGGAAAAAGATCGCTGCTGAACAAAATGCCGGGCAGCTACGAGCAAAAGTTTGCCGGACTCCGGATTCTGCTCGGATATCTCATGACCCACCCGGGCAAAAAGCTGCTGTTCATGGGCGGCGAGTTCGGCCAGTTCATCGAATGGAAGGATGAGGAGCAGCTGGATTGGCTGCTGCTGGATTATGAAAGCCACCGGAAGCATATGTATTACACAGCAGCCTTAAACCGGTTATATGCGAAAGAGAAAGCACTGTGGGAAATGGATCATGACATTCACGGATTCGAGTGGCTGAGTGCGGATGATAACAATCAAAGCGTCATATCTTTTATGCGAAAAGGGAAGAAGCCGGGCGATACCCTGCTCGTGGTCATCAACTTTCAGCCCCGGTCCTACGCAGCCTACCGGATCGGTGCCCCGCGTCCGGGACAGTACATTGAAATCTTTAACTCGGACCATGCCGATTTCGGAGGAGAGGGTCTGCTGAACGTTGGGGAAATCAAGACGGAGAAGCTGGCGTGGCATCAGCAAGCGCAAAGCCTGGAGATTAAGCTGCCGCCGCTTGGCATGGTGATTTTGAAGAAGAAGCCGCCTAAGACGCGGAGGATGAAAGAGTCCGTAGAGACGAAAGGCGCTAAAACAGGTAAAACAGCTAAATCATCTAAATCAGCTAAATCAGCTAAATCAGCTAAATCAGCTATATCAGTCAACACAGCAGATCCGGCAGAAACAGCCGGCACGGCGGTAACCTCAAGCGCGGAACCGAACATAAAGCGGTCTGGACGGTTGCCGACGAGCAAGAACAGCACGAGGGAGGAACAGGAATGA
- a CDS encoding glucose-1-phosphate adenylyltransferase yields MKKKDCIAMLLAGGEGKRLAPLTSKLAKPAVPFGGRYRIIDFPLSNCVNSGIDTVGVLTQYEAESLHEHIGEGEPWGMARTSANGIALLPSHNTETREYLGTADAIYKNISFIDEQDPEHVLILSGDHIYQMDYREMLEAHKRQGAPATISVMEVPWEEASRFGVMSVDDNLNIIEFAEKPAEPQSNLASMGIYLFRWDYLKQHLLEDAADPNSSHDFGKDVIPKMLSGNESLLAFRFQGYWRDVGTVESLWEAHMDVLRASELVLERTDWPMYTRPWMSKPSTARTRNHEHADCLIHEHCSFEGKAKNSVVFCGAEIGKYSIVKDSVIMPNAKVGKGVHIEHAIIGEGAVIRDGAVVKGSLGNVVVVGPYETVMPKPTIRTQPSRLLQDVYEKGRLRANVSSS; encoded by the coding sequence ATGAAGAAAAAAGACTGTATTGCTATGCTTTTAGCCGGAGGTGAGGGCAAACGATTGGCTCCTCTGACTTCGAAGCTGGCAAAACCCGCTGTTCCGTTCGGCGGCCGCTACCGCATAATCGATTTTCCTCTCAGCAATTGCGTCAATTCCGGTATTGACACCGTCGGAGTTCTGACGCAGTACGAGGCAGAATCGCTGCACGAGCATATCGGTGAAGGCGAGCCTTGGGGCATGGCCCGTACAAGCGCAAATGGCATTGCGCTCCTGCCTTCGCACAATACTGAAACCCGGGAATATTTAGGAACTGCGGATGCCATATATAAAAACATATCATTCATTGATGAGCAGGATCCGGAGCATGTGCTGATCTTGTCCGGAGACCACATTTATCAGATGGATTACCGTGAGATGCTGGAGGCCCACAAGCGGCAAGGAGCCCCTGCAACGATCTCGGTAATGGAGGTTCCATGGGAAGAAGCCAGCCGGTTCGGCGTGATGAGTGTGGATGACAATTTGAATATTATCGAATTTGCGGAGAAGCCGGCCGAGCCGCAAAGCAACCTGGCTTCCATGGGGATTTATTTGTTCCGTTGGGACTATCTGAAGCAGCACCTGCTTGAGGATGCCGCCGACCCGAACTCCAGTCATGATTTCGGGAAAGACGTCATCCCTAAAATGCTGTCCGGCAATGAATCCTTACTGGCCTTCCGCTTTCAGGGCTATTGGCGCGATGTCGGCACGGTCGAAAGCTTGTGGGAAGCCCATATGGATGTGCTGCGCGCCAGCGAACTCGTGCTGGAAAGAACCGATTGGCCTATGTATACCCGTCCGTGGATGTCGAAGCCTTCCACGGCCCGTACCCGCAATCACGAGCACGCCGACTGCCTCATTCACGAGCACTGCTCGTTCGAAGGCAAGGCGAAGAACTCCGTCGTATTCTGCGGAGCGGAAATCGGCAAATATTCCATCGTCAAGGACAGCGTGATTATGCCGAATGCCAAAGTGGGCAAGGGCGTCCATATTGAGCATGCCATCATCGGCGAAGGGGCCGTAATCCGGGACGGAGCCGTCGTCAAAGGCTCACTGGGCAACGTCGTCGTTGTCGGTCCTTACGAAACCGTGATGCCAAAGCCGACGATCCGGACACAGCCGAGCCGTCTGCTGCAGGACGTGTACGAAAAGGGGCGCCTTCGGGCCAACGTCTCTTCGTCCTAA
- a CDS encoding GNAT family N-acetyltransferase, translated as MSSTALKIFNTAKGSFQLGPAVQEDAEAMLSLLRETAELMVKQGLGQWTPSLFTMELMQQYLAEREVFLLRHHGEAAGMFTLQYGDPLYWGERDDPSFGYLHRLTVRPNFRGLSLGAGMLSFAEEKLRAEGRAGFRLDCVSHLPGLNQFYVSQGFQFVAEQDLGGRIVNLYEKVFA; from the coding sequence ATGTCGAGTACAGCGCTAAAAATTTTTAATACGGCGAAAGGAAGCTTTCAGCTCGGACCGGCAGTACAGGAGGACGCTGAGGCAATGCTGTCCTTGCTGCGGGAGACAGCCGAATTGATGGTGAAGCAAGGCCTTGGGCAATGGACGCCGTCCCTGTTTACGATGGAGCTTATGCAGCAGTATTTGGCGGAGCGCGAGGTTTTTCTGCTGCGGCATCACGGGGAAGCGGCCGGAATGTTTACCCTTCAATACGGGGATCCCTTGTACTGGGGAGAACGGGATGACCCGTCGTTCGGTTATTTGCATCGATTGACCGTCCGGCCGAATTTCCGTGGATTATCCCTTGGAGCGGGCATGCTGTCGTTCGCGGAAGAGAAGCTGCGTGCCGAAGGCAGGGCAGGCTTTCGCCTGGACTGCGTGTCCCATCTTCCGGGACTGAATCAGTTCTACGTAAGCCAGGGATTTCAATTCGTAGCCGAGCAGGATCTGGGCGGGCGAATCGTGAATTTGTACGAAAAGGTGTTTGCCTGA
- a CDS encoding sensor histidine kinase, producing the protein MIKKGIRRQIVLHYFLVVFIALLLVEVIFLIAIRTYYYDTVYNHVSNHIRLSNEFYQPFRVTSSDNVNQLSEMVRHFYLYNTELQILNTSGQVLTTSAGFDLEQTIKTSDVTQALAGDTSRWVGKQPGTGQIVMAVSQTIQSGFDQTYILRYVTSLDLINDRLLKLTLFAVSIGAAVLAIVLAFSIGLANSIVKPINNITTVSTQMAKGKFNVRIKGDYKYELGELSSTLNYMAQEIVRSNQVKDDFISSISHELRTPLTSIKGWSETLDSGGYDPEETKIGMQIIAKETDRLIGLVEELLDFSKLQQNEMKLVKGIVNLRELLQEIILNLWAKAEKKGVTIKLESEEKPIIYGDVNRLKQVFLNIVDNAVKFSHENGVINLYFTMEEKYVTVTVRDYGIGISEEHLRRVKDRFFQVNPLNGGTGLGLAITQQLVELHGGTMEMESELGHGTSVIVKLPLPEGKIPVAGGLENAEEGMPGPTV; encoded by the coding sequence ATGATCAAAAAAGGCATTCGGCGGCAAATCGTGCTGCACTACTTTCTGGTAGTGTTCATCGCGTTGCTGCTGGTTGAAGTCATCTTCCTTATCGCAATTCGAACGTATTATTACGATACGGTATATAACCATGTGAGCAACCATATTCGCCTCTCTAACGAATTCTATCAGCCGTTCCGGGTGACGTCGTCGGACAATGTGAATCAGCTGAGTGAAATGGTTCGGCATTTTTATCTGTACAATACCGAGCTGCAAATTTTGAACACATCGGGGCAGGTGTTGACGACATCGGCCGGCTTCGATCTGGAGCAGACGATCAAGACCAGTGACGTGACGCAGGCTCTTGCGGGCGACACCAGCCGCTGGGTCGGCAAACAGCCGGGTACCGGGCAAATTGTAATGGCCGTATCCCAGACGATTCAAAGCGGCTTCGATCAAACGTATATCCTTCGTTACGTAACGTCGCTGGATCTGATTAACGATCGGCTGCTCAAGCTGACGCTGTTCGCCGTCAGCATCGGGGCGGCGGTGCTTGCGATCGTGCTGGCATTCAGCATCGGTCTGGCCAACTCGATCGTGAAGCCGATCAATAATATTACGACGGTATCCACCCAGATGGCCAAGGGCAAATTTAATGTCCGCATCAAGGGGGATTACAAATACGAGCTTGGCGAGCTGTCGTCCACCCTGAACTACATGGCCCAGGAAATCGTGCGGAGCAACCAGGTTAAGGATGATTTTATCTCCTCGATCTCCCATGAGCTCCGGACCCCGCTCACCAGCATCAAGGGCTGGAGCGAAACGCTCGACTCGGGCGGCTATGATCCGGAGGAAACGAAGATCGGAATGCAGATTATCGCCAAGGAAACCGATCGGCTGATCGGTCTCGTGGAAGAGCTGCTGGACTTCTCCAAGCTCCAGCAGAATGAAATGAAGCTGGTGAAGGGGATCGTCAATCTGCGTGAGCTGCTGCAGGAGATAATTTTGAACCTGTGGGCGAAGGCAGAGAAGAAGGGCGTCACCATCAAGCTGGAGTCGGAAGAGAAGCCGATCATATACGGCGATGTCAACCGGTTGAAGCAGGTGTTTCTCAATATTGTGGATAATGCGGTGAAATTCTCGCATGAGAACGGCGTCATCAACCTGTACTTTACGATGGAGGAGAAGTACGTCACGGTGACGGTCAGGGATTACGGGATCGGCATTTCGGAAGAGCATCTCCGCAGAGTAAAGGATCGCTTCTTCCAGGTCAATCCGCTCAACGGCGGCACCGGTCTCGGCCTTGCGATTACCCAGCAGCTGGTTGAGCTGCACGGCGGTACGATGGAGATGGAGAGCGAGCTTGGGCACGGCACATCCGTCATCGTCAAACTGCCGCTCCCGGAAGGGAAAATTCCGGTGGCCGGCGGATTGGAGAACGCGGAGGAAGGTATGCCCGGACCGACCGTATAA
- a CDS encoding response regulator transcription factor, translating into MSKVLILEDEESIRSFIVINLKRNGFEVLETGDGNEALRLLQSTPDIDIALLDVMVPGIDGFEVCRRIRETNERIGIIFLTAKVQEQDKVYALSVGADDHVSKPFSPTELIARLQSLLRRVNVQRAGAAKVSFQSGPFTLDLISKQFKKNGQSVELTPTEFSLVQFFLEKENTPLSRDVLLDHVWGKEYMGDPKIVDVNIRRLRQKIESNPSEPEYLQTVWGHGYKWKGQG; encoded by the coding sequence TTGAGTAAAGTACTCATATTGGAAGACGAAGAATCCATTCGCAGTTTTATCGTGATCAATCTCAAACGCAACGGGTTTGAAGTTCTCGAAACCGGGGACGGCAACGAAGCGCTGCGTCTCCTGCAGTCGACGCCGGATATCGATATTGCCTTGCTGGACGTCATGGTTCCCGGGATCGACGGGTTCGAAGTGTGCCGGAGAATTCGGGAGACGAACGAGCGAATCGGCATTATCTTCCTGACCGCCAAGGTTCAGGAGCAGGATAAGGTTTATGCGCTGTCCGTCGGCGCTGACGACCATGTCAGCAAGCCGTTCAGTCCGACGGAGCTGATTGCAAGGCTCCAGTCCCTGCTGCGCCGGGTCAACGTTCAGCGTGCCGGAGCCGCCAAGGTATCATTCCAGTCCGGTCCGTTCACGCTTGACCTGATATCCAAGCAATTCAAGAAAAACGGCCAGTCCGTCGAGCTGACGCCGACCGAATTCTCGCTGGTGCAGTTTTTCCTGGAAAAAGAAAATACGCCGCTTAGCCGTGATGTCCTGCTGGACCATGTTTGGGGCAAAGAATATATGGGCGACCCCAAAATCGTGGACGTCAATATTCGGAGACTGCGCCAAAAAATCGAGAGCAATCCTTCCGAGCCGGAATATCTCCAAACGGTATGGGGACACGGCTATAAATGGAAGGGTCAGGGCTAA
- a CDS encoding phosphonate ABC transporter ATP-binding protein, whose translation MIKVDRLKKTIGPDRTPVLKDITFQMERGEMIGLIGASGSGKSLMMSCLSMQEKWDGGKLTMDGEDMMNPAGKRKIRREWAYLEQNPSLNVNRTALKNVLIGQSSQTPWWRMLTGMVRSDDYMGAMDTIEHLGLLDKAHRKAGELSGGERQRIAIARALVHGAKVILADEPVTGLDPGSAEHVLKTLKTLCEEEKLTVVTVIPLELAEKYCTRVMGLAGGELVVDVTGRRLTHGEKSRL comes from the coding sequence ATGATTAAAGTGGATCGGCTGAAGAAAACGATAGGTCCTGACCGCACGCCGGTGCTGAAGGATATTACCTTTCAGATGGAGCGCGGGGAGATGATCGGACTCATCGGTGCGAGCGGAAGCGGAAAAAGCTTGATGATGAGCTGCCTGTCCATGCAGGAAAAATGGGACGGCGGCAAATTGACGATGGATGGCGAAGATATGATGAATCCCGCAGGTAAACGGAAAATTCGCCGGGAATGGGCGTATCTCGAGCAAAACCCTTCCTTAAACGTCAACCGCACCGCACTTAAAAACGTGCTGATCGGACAATCGAGTCAGACGCCATGGTGGCGGATGCTAACCGGAATGGTCCGTTCGGATGATTATATGGGAGCCATGGATACGATCGAGCATTTGGGTTTGCTGGACAAGGCCCACCGGAAAGCCGGGGAGCTGAGCGGGGGAGAAAGACAGCGAATCGCGATCGCCCGGGCGCTCGTGCACGGAGCGAAGGTGATTCTTGCGGACGAGCCGGTCACGGGCCTGGATCCGGGGTCGGCCGAGCATGTGCTCAAAACGTTAAAGACTCTCTGTGAAGAGGAGAAGCTTACGGTCGTTACGGTGATCCCGCTGGAGCTGGCGGAGAAATACTGCACCCGCGTGATGGGACTGGCCGGCGGGGAGCTTGTCGTTGACGTGACGGGACGGCGTTTAACTCATGGCGAGAAGTCAAGACTGTAA